The following proteins are encoded in a genomic region of Micrococcaceae bacterium Sec5.8:
- a CDS encoding Pls/PosA family non-ribosomal peptide synthetase, protein MSKKVRSRSHATAPAELRGKMMPDAGPGEGAVLTSAAADHSARWRQGERLDQLFEDSCDRLQEQGRGTQIAVDAGDVVLSYQELDARANQLARHLLECGARPGDRIALLFDQPWRAYVAMLAVLKIHAAYVPLDPGFPPDRLKFIVEDADVVMVLSLTHLKDLLPEVAAQTVCLDHVQGHVDAADPSRLQDADLGEPDDELAYIIYTSGSTGRPKGVAVDQASICNFVRVASAIYGIESTDRVYQGMTIAFDFSVEEIWVAWMVGATLVPKPGRSSLLGAELAEYLVEKRITALCCVPTLLATLDDDLPGLRFLLVSGEACPRDLVLRWHRPGLRFLNVYGPTEATVTATWSLLDPDTPVSLGVPLPTYTAIIVDADGLRALPPGEMGEIGLAGVGLARGYVNRPDLTERAFIPDFLGIENNPSGRIYRTGDLGRINDAGELEYFGRIDTQVKIRGYRIELSEIESVLVQLPGIAQAVVQTFEPEQGSVELAAYFTLRPDVMDVDVHELHRMLRTRLPGYMVPAYFEELRTIPMMASDKVDRKSLPRPENRISRTVSGAFTAPVTAAEEALAEQLQAVLGLEKVSTDAHFFNDLGADSLLMAHYCARIRKETALPPAAMQDIYECPTVRQLAACLEARHLEAALGTTGPEADVVLPVPPPPVSSFQYAFCGAVQFLCFLGFMMYAAWILIIGYEWTSGGNGLLEMWLRSIGFGVAMFVVLSVTPIIAKWLLVGRWKPGTIRIWSPDYLRFWAVKTLTRANPLVLFAGSPLYVLYLRLMGAKIGKGVVILSRMVPACPDLLTIGDNTVINKNASFLCYRARSGMIEKGTVTLGSNVYVSERTTLDIGTTMGDDSQLGHASSLQAAQAVPAGQVWHGSPAVRTSTNYRRVPAADCSTRRRVIYSLLQLTNRLVLVVPAAVLGLAVLLQPYLATGHLQLGAMSFFADALAVSLVLFIVGLFTGLVAVVCIPRILRRFLTPDVVYPLYGWHFSVHRLIARLSNVRFYKDLFGDSSYIVPYLLALGWNLNKVEQTGSNFGPTLGHESPFLCDVGTGTMVADGLNMMNADYTSSSFRLSTVHIAGRNFLGNHITFPIGAHVGQNVLLATKVMVPIDGPSRRDVGLLGSPPFEIPRSVQRDAQFDDKAMEEAKNRELPAKNRHNIMSMVYFLAVRWVLLFTATIASAVAVTAYSFLGVLAVALAMLALLVFRILVTALVERSVMGFRGLRPQFCSIYDGYFWRHERLWKLLVVPRFNGTPFKPLMWRLLGVKVGKRLYDAGATIPEKTLVTIGDDCTFNEGATIQGHSMEDGTFKSDYVMIGDRCSLGVDVWINYGATMHDGSTLRADALLMKGEDVPEGTSYVGNPAREVLSPGGKRPTRANRGPKHRALTDASGRPLKSSRPRHGAHTQRRHSSNGATARSGSEIRV, encoded by the coding sequence ATGAGCAAGAAGGTCAGGTCCCGGTCACATGCCACCGCCCCCGCTGAGTTGCGCGGCAAAATGATGCCCGACGCCGGTCCGGGGGAGGGGGCCGTCCTGACCTCCGCCGCCGCGGACCACTCGGCCCGCTGGCGCCAGGGCGAGCGGTTGGACCAGCTGTTTGAAGACAGTTGCGACCGGTTGCAGGAACAGGGGAGAGGGACACAAATCGCGGTGGACGCCGGCGACGTCGTCCTGAGCTATCAGGAACTGGACGCCCGGGCCAATCAGTTGGCCCGCCACCTTCTGGAATGCGGTGCGCGGCCCGGAGACCGTATTGCCTTGCTCTTTGACCAGCCGTGGCGCGCGTACGTGGCAATGCTTGCGGTGCTCAAGATCCACGCAGCCTATGTGCCCCTGGACCCGGGATTCCCGCCGGACCGGCTTAAGTTCATCGTCGAGGACGCCGATGTCGTGATGGTTCTGTCCCTGACCCACCTGAAGGATCTGCTCCCGGAAGTGGCCGCACAGACCGTGTGCCTGGACCACGTCCAGGGGCACGTGGACGCAGCGGATCCGTCCCGCCTTCAGGACGCGGACCTGGGTGAGCCAGACGACGAGCTGGCCTACATTATCTACACTTCGGGGTCCACCGGCCGTCCGAAGGGCGTCGCCGTGGACCAGGCCAGCATCTGCAACTTTGTCCGGGTGGCATCCGCCATCTACGGCATTGAGTCGACGGACCGTGTGTACCAGGGCATGACCATCGCCTTCGACTTCTCAGTGGAGGAGATCTGGGTGGCCTGGATGGTCGGAGCCACGCTGGTGCCCAAACCGGGCCGCTCCAGCCTGCTGGGTGCCGAGCTCGCGGAGTACCTGGTGGAGAAACGGATCACGGCGCTGTGCTGCGTTCCCACGCTGCTGGCCACCCTCGACGACGACCTGCCCGGGTTGAGGTTCCTGCTGGTGTCGGGCGAGGCATGCCCCCGGGACCTCGTTCTGCGCTGGCACCGGCCGGGCCTTCGCTTCCTGAACGTCTACGGCCCGACCGAGGCGACCGTGACGGCCACCTGGTCGCTCCTCGATCCGGACACGCCCGTGTCCCTGGGCGTGCCACTGCCCACCTACACCGCCATCATCGTCGACGCCGACGGGCTCCGGGCATTGCCGCCCGGTGAAATGGGCGAAATCGGTCTTGCCGGGGTGGGGCTGGCGCGGGGGTATGTGAACCGGCCCGACCTCACCGAACGGGCGTTCATCCCGGATTTCCTGGGCATCGAGAACAACCCCTCCGGCCGGATCTACCGGACCGGGGACCTCGGCAGGATCAACGACGCCGGTGAACTTGAGTACTTTGGCCGGATCGACACGCAGGTCAAAATCCGGGGCTACCGCATCGAGCTGAGCGAAATAGAGTCCGTTCTCGTGCAGCTGCCGGGCATCGCACAGGCCGTGGTCCAAACGTTTGAACCCGAGCAAGGATCCGTAGAACTCGCCGCCTATTTCACCCTCCGCCCGGACGTCATGGACGTCGATGTCCATGAGCTCCACCGGATGCTGCGCACCAGGCTCCCCGGGTACATGGTCCCCGCCTACTTTGAGGAACTCCGGACCATTCCCATGATGGCCAGCGACAAGGTGGACCGGAAGAGCCTGCCACGTCCGGAAAACCGGATCAGCCGAACGGTTTCCGGAGCGTTCACCGCACCGGTGACCGCGGCTGAAGAAGCCCTGGCCGAGCAGCTTCAGGCCGTGCTGGGGCTGGAGAAGGTGTCCACCGATGCCCATTTCTTCAACGACCTCGGTGCCGATTCCCTGCTGATGGCGCACTATTGCGCCCGCATCCGGAAAGAGACCGCCCTGCCGCCGGCAGCCATGCAGGACATCTACGAGTGCCCCACCGTGCGGCAACTTGCGGCGTGCCTGGAAGCCCGGCACCTCGAAGCCGCCCTGGGCACCACCGGGCCCGAGGCAGACGTGGTGCTGCCGGTACCGCCGCCGCCGGTCAGTTCGTTCCAGTACGCCTTCTGCGGGGCTGTCCAGTTCCTGTGCTTTCTGGGCTTCATGATGTACGCCGCCTGGATCCTGATTATCGGATACGAGTGGACTTCGGGAGGCAACGGACTCCTGGAGATGTGGCTGCGATCCATCGGGTTCGGTGTAGCCATGTTCGTGGTGCTGTCCGTGACCCCGATCATCGCCAAATGGCTGCTCGTTGGCCGGTGGAAGCCGGGCACCATCCGGATCTGGAGTCCGGATTACCTGCGGTTCTGGGCGGTCAAGACCCTCACCCGGGCCAATCCGCTCGTCCTGTTTGCCGGCTCGCCGTTGTATGTCCTGTACCTGCGGCTCATGGGGGCCAAGATCGGCAAAGGCGTGGTGATCCTTTCCCGGATGGTCCCGGCGTGCCCTGACCTGCTCACCATTGGCGATAACACCGTCATCAATAAGAACGCCTCGTTCCTGTGCTACCGGGCGCGTTCGGGAATGATTGAGAAGGGCACCGTGACGCTGGGAAGCAACGTCTACGTGTCGGAGCGGACCACGCTGGACATCGGTACGACCATGGGCGACGACAGCCAGCTCGGGCATGCCTCCTCACTGCAGGCCGCGCAGGCGGTCCCAGCCGGCCAGGTCTGGCACGGCTCGCCGGCTGTGCGCACCAGCACCAATTACCGGCGCGTTCCCGCAGCGGACTGCAGCACCCGCAGGCGGGTGATCTACAGCCTGCTGCAACTGACAAACCGCCTGGTGCTGGTGGTACCGGCCGCCGTGCTGGGGCTGGCAGTACTGCTGCAGCCATACCTGGCCACCGGGCACCTGCAGCTGGGTGCGATGTCGTTCTTCGCCGATGCGCTGGCCGTGTCGCTGGTGCTGTTCATCGTCGGGCTGTTCACTGGCCTGGTGGCCGTGGTCTGCATTCCGCGGATCCTGCGCCGCTTCCTCACGCCGGATGTCGTGTATCCGCTCTACGGCTGGCACTTTTCGGTCCATCGGCTCATTGCCCGGCTTTCCAACGTCCGGTTCTACAAGGATCTCTTCGGCGACAGCTCCTACATCGTGCCTTACCTGTTGGCCCTCGGCTGGAACCTGAACAAGGTGGAACAGACCGGATCAAACTTCGGACCCACCCTGGGGCACGAGTCACCGTTCCTGTGCGACGTCGGAACGGGAACCATGGTCGCGGACGGGCTCAATATGATGAACGCCGATTACACGAGCTCATCGTTCCGCCTGTCCACGGTCCACATCGCCGGCCGGAACTTCCTCGGAAACCACATCACCTTTCCCATCGGTGCGCATGTGGGGCAGAACGTCCTGCTCGCGACGAAAGTCATGGTGCCGATCGACGGACCATCGCGGCGGGACGTGGGTCTGCTCGGTTCGCCCCCGTTTGAAATTCCCCGGTCCGTGCAGCGGGACGCCCAATTCGATGACAAGGCCATGGAGGAGGCAAAAAACCGGGAGCTTCCGGCCAAGAACCGGCACAACATTATGAGCATGGTGTATTTCCTGGCCGTTCGCTGGGTCCTGCTGTTTACGGCCACGATAGCCTCCGCCGTCGCGGTGACGGCCTACAGCTTCCTTGGCGTCCTGGCGGTTGCCCTGGCCATGCTGGCGCTGCTGGTGTTCCGGATCCTGGTCACCGCCCTGGTGGAGCGGTCAGTGATGGGCTTCCGCGGACTCAGGCCCCAATTCTGCTCCATCTACGACGGTTACTTCTGGCGGCACGAACGGCTCTGGAAACTGCTCGTCGTGCCCCGGTTCAACGGGACACCGTTCAAACCCCTGATGTGGAGACTCCTGGGCGTCAAGGTCGGTAAGCGGCTGTACGACGCCGGGGCGACCATCCCGGAAAAAACCCTCGTGACGATCGGCGATGACTGTACGTTCAACGAAGGAGCAACGATCCAGGGCCATTCCATGGAAGACGGCACGTTCAAGTCCGACTATGTGATGATCGGCGACCGCTGCAGCCTGGGGGTGGATGTCTGGATCAACTACGGGGCGACCATGCACGACGGATCCACACTGCGGGCCGACGCTCTCCTGATGAAGGGCGAGGACGTTCCGGAAGGCACCTCCTACGTCGGCAACCCGGCCCGCGAGGTCCTGTCCCCGGGCGGCAAGCGTCCCACGCGGGCCAACCGGGGGCCCAAGCACCGGGCCTTGACCGATGCCTCGGGCCGGCCCCTGAAGTCCTCGAGGCCCCGCCACGGCGCCCATACGCAACGGCGCCACAGCAGCAACGGCGCCACAGCACGGTCAGGGTCTGAAATCCGGGTCTGA
- a CDS encoding aspartate kinase: MLDETDQSIPRGSVIVQKFGGSSLADPGGILRAAQRIAKTRENGYQVVAVVSAMGDTTDELCDLAAGVSSRPRPSDLDALLSTGELISSALLAIALADLGQAPVTFTGSMAGLITDDVHGKAQITDVRPDRIRTCLARGEIPIVAGFQGRTKKGKKVTTLGRGGSDLTAVALAAALGAGICEIYTDVDGVYTADPRVVPKARKIGVLSSQMMLEFAASGCKVLHLRCVEYARRFGIPIHVRSSFVPDLGTLILPEPDRHPFQKPVREQAVVTGVTGVNSAAKVVVIGVPDGQGSMARLFQVLAQSGVNVQTIVQNAAGARRSDVALIVPATQAAPALAVLGAAQRSIGFQGLLHDGEVGRVSITGVGMRSSPEVFCTFLWTLSEAGIDLDLVEISETYVAAITRAERLEEAERAVRSAFGVALAPGDANPSRRPTSHAEEADSDFRWGHVLRGMAASPASRGR, translated from the coding sequence ATGCTAGACGAGACAGACCAGTCGATCCCGCGGGGAAGCGTGATCGTGCAGAAGTTTGGCGGCTCATCCCTGGCGGACCCGGGAGGCATCCTCCGCGCCGCCCAGCGAATCGCGAAAACGCGGGAAAACGGATACCAGGTAGTGGCGGTGGTATCAGCCATGGGCGATACCACCGATGAACTGTGCGATCTCGCCGCCGGTGTTTCGTCCCGGCCGCGGCCCAGCGACCTCGATGCCCTCCTGAGCACCGGGGAACTCATATCGTCCGCGCTGCTGGCAATCGCACTGGCAGATCTCGGTCAGGCCCCCGTGACATTTACGGGCAGCATGGCCGGGCTGATCACCGATGACGTGCACGGGAAAGCGCAGATCACCGACGTGCGGCCTGACCGCATCCGCACCTGCCTGGCCCGTGGCGAAATCCCGATTGTCGCGGGATTCCAGGGCAGGACAAAGAAGGGCAAGAAGGTGACCACCCTCGGCCGCGGCGGTTCCGACCTCACGGCCGTCGCCCTCGCCGCGGCGTTGGGCGCCGGTATCTGCGAGATCTACACCGATGTGGACGGTGTTTACACCGCGGACCCGCGAGTCGTTCCGAAGGCCCGCAAAATCGGCGTACTTTCAAGCCAGATGATGCTTGAGTTCGCGGCCTCCGGTTGCAAGGTATTGCACCTGAGATGCGTCGAATACGCCCGACGGTTCGGGATTCCCATCCACGTCCGGTCCTCGTTCGTGCCGGACCTTGGAACGTTGATCCTGCCCGAACCTGACCGCCACCCCTTCCAGAAGCCTGTTCGGGAGCAGGCCGTGGTCACCGGCGTGACCGGGGTGAACTCCGCCGCAAAAGTCGTTGTTATCGGAGTACCCGACGGGCAAGGCAGCATGGCCCGTCTGTTCCAGGTGTTGGCCCAGTCGGGCGTGAACGTGCAGACCATTGTCCAGAACGCTGCCGGCGCACGGCGGTCCGACGTCGCCCTTATTGTTCCCGCGACGCAAGCGGCCCCCGCCCTCGCTGTCCTGGGTGCCGCCCAACGGAGCATCGGGTTCCAGGGCCTGCTGCACGACGGCGAGGTCGGCAGGGTGTCGATCACGGGCGTCGGAATGCGGTCCTCGCCCGAGGTTTTCTGCACATTTCTGTGGACGCTGTCTGAAGCGGGCATCGATCTCGACCTCGTCGAAATATCGGAGACCTACGTCGCTGCCATCACCCGGGCGGAGCGGCTCGAGGAGGCCGAACGCGCCGTCCGGTCCGCCTTTGGCGTGGCCCTTGCCCCCGGCGATGCGAACCCGTCTCGTAGGCCCACCTCCCACGCTGAGGAGGCGGACAGCGATTTCCGCTGGGGCCACGTCCTTCGGGGGATGGCGGCCAGCCCTGCATCCCGGGGCCGGTAA
- the ectB gene encoding diaminobutyrate--2-oxoglutarate transaminase, producing the protein MDIFDVLESEVRTYCRSWDTVFDRASGSTLYSEDGRDYLDFFAGAGALNYGHNNPELLRPLVEYLLSGAIVHSLDMKTVAKRRFLETFHELILKPRKYDYKVMFPGPTGTNAVEAALKLARKVTGRTQILSFTNAFHGMTLGSLAVTGNSMKRQGAGVPLLNTTSMPYDGFLADQTAESSWLRQALEDSGSGVDKPAAVIVETVQGEGGLRAARASWLRELAELCRQHGMLLIVDDVQAGCGRTGTFFSFEDSGITPDIVCLSKSISGFGLPLSLTLFKPEHDIWKPGEHNGTFRGHNPAFVTGTAALERYWAGRSFESKIAGLTSQLHEGLSQIAAGTEGARVRGRGLLAGIYYPDHEVAGKIAAASFARGLLVETSGPESEVIKTMPALTIGADELMRGLDILADAAEFVTGGKVAVKSIA; encoded by the coding sequence ATGGATATATTCGACGTCCTTGAGTCAGAAGTCCGCACGTACTGCCGCAGCTGGGATACGGTCTTCGACCGTGCGTCCGGCAGCACGCTTTACAGTGAGGATGGCCGGGACTATCTCGATTTTTTCGCTGGCGCCGGAGCCCTGAATTACGGGCACAACAACCCTGAACTGCTGCGCCCCCTGGTGGAGTACCTGCTCTCCGGAGCGATTGTGCATTCCCTTGACATGAAAACCGTTGCTAAGCGGCGTTTTCTGGAGACCTTCCACGAGCTCATCCTGAAGCCCAGGAAATACGACTACAAGGTCATGTTTCCCGGCCCCACCGGTACCAACGCGGTGGAGGCGGCTTTGAAGCTGGCCCGCAAAGTCACCGGCCGGACCCAAATTCTCAGTTTCACCAATGCCTTTCACGGGATGACTCTGGGTTCCCTTGCCGTCACGGGCAATTCGATGAAACGGCAGGGGGCCGGCGTTCCACTGCTGAACACCACGAGCATGCCTTACGACGGATTCCTTGCCGACCAGACGGCGGAGTCCTCGTGGCTTCGCCAGGCGCTTGAGGATAGCGGCTCCGGCGTCGATAAACCCGCCGCGGTCATCGTGGAAACCGTCCAGGGCGAGGGCGGACTCCGTGCCGCACGCGCGTCCTGGCTCCGCGAGTTGGCCGAACTGTGCAGGCAGCACGGCATGCTGCTCATTGTTGACGACGTCCAGGCCGGATGCGGACGCACCGGCACCTTCTTCAGCTTTGAAGACTCCGGCATCACCCCTGACATCGTCTGCCTGTCCAAGTCGATTTCCGGGTTCGGGCTGCCCCTGTCCCTCACGTTGTTCAAACCCGAACACGACATCTGGAAGCCTGGCGAGCACAACGGAACCTTCCGCGGGCATAACCCGGCCTTCGTCACGGGGACTGCCGCCCTCGAGCGTTACTGGGCCGGAAGGAGCTTCGAGTCCAAGATTGCCGGGCTCACCTCGCAGCTGCACGAAGGGCTCAGCCAGATTGCAGCTGGCACGGAAGGTGCACGGGTTCGGGGACGGGGGCTGCTGGCCGGCATCTACTACCCCGACCATGAGGTGGCGGGAAAGATCGCTGCCGCGTCCTTTGCCCGCGGCCTGCTGGTGGAAACGTCCGGTCCGGAGAGCGAAGTCATCAAGACCATGCCTGCCCTGACCATTGGTGCTGACGAGCTCATGAGAGGACTCGACATTCTTGCCGACGCCGCCGAGTTTGTGACCGGCGGAAAGGTCGCGGTGAAGTCCATTGCCTAG
- a CDS encoding methyltransferase domain-containing protein has translation MHTSRHANCADQPQNVRTQSNWVGAPTPYARSFAHLCAGAITPLLAAVEDIVGALAGKQLADVGCGTGTLAAQATGRGARVTAVDPDAAMISLARGVAPEAALRVGAAPGLPFEPGTFDAVVANFVINHVADPRAAVADLRRVCAPGGGVGVGVTVWPTVPSAINALWAEVVKASRAAAQPPARLAVDKDFSRTQLGLAELLLEAGLTGVESSTISWNFRIDAADLWSGPAGGVAGIGRIVTSQTPETQARMRREYERLVAPMIRGGKVVLPAVALLATGRAPAARRFPR, from the coding sequence ATGCACACGTCCCGTCACGCGAACTGCGCCGACCAGCCTCAGAATGTCCGGACCCAGAGCAACTGGGTGGGCGCGCCCACGCCGTATGCGCGCAGCTTTGCGCATTTGTGCGCCGGCGCCATCACACCGTTGCTGGCTGCGGTCGAGGACATCGTGGGCGCGCTCGCTGGCAAACAGCTGGCTGACGTGGGCTGCGGCACCGGGACCCTCGCCGCCCAAGCCACCGGTCGTGGTGCCAGGGTCACCGCCGTAGACCCGGACGCTGCAATGATTTCCCTGGCCCGTGGGGTGGCACCGGAGGCAGCGCTGCGGGTGGGCGCCGCGCCCGGCCTTCCGTTCGAGCCCGGGACGTTCGACGCCGTCGTCGCCAATTTCGTCATCAACCATGTGGCCGATCCCCGCGCGGCAGTGGCTGATCTCAGGCGCGTTTGTGCGCCCGGCGGTGGCGTTGGCGTTGGGGTGACGGTCTGGCCGACGGTTCCGTCGGCCATAAACGCCCTGTGGGCAGAGGTCGTCAAGGCAAGCCGCGCCGCAGCCCAACCCCCTGCCCGTCTGGCGGTGGATAAAGACTTCAGCCGCACTCAGCTCGGGCTTGCGGAATTGCTGCTGGAGGCGGGCTTGACCGGTGTTGAATCGTCGACGATCTCGTGGAACTTCCGCATCGACGCCGCTGACCTGTGGTCCGGTCCGGCAGGCGGGGTAGCCGGAATCGGCAGGATCGTAACCAGCCAAACGCCCGAGACCCAGGCCCGCATGCGCCGGGAGTACGAACGGCTCGTAGCCCCAATGATCCGCGGCGGGAAGGTCGTCCTGCCCGCCGTCGCGCTCCTGGCGACCGGGCGGGCGCCCGCGGCACGCCGCTTCCCCCGCTAG
- a CDS encoding M20/M25/M40 family metallo-hydrolase: MIRRPGRTAAAILVAISLFLSGCTASGSRLEPAGGVDAGAVLAAFRGRDMGVHLEALQRIADDNGGNRASGTSGYEASGRYVEEQLRAAGFTPVRQTFSFRGEGRNRKQVESFNIIADTGGSAEHTVVVGGHLDSVREGPGINDNGSGVAAILEIARWMKETGFTPANRIRFAFWGGEEDGLYGSEHYVDELSSAEKGQTMANLNVDMMASPNGVRSVHDGDGSEFGDAGPAGSKQIEEVFLGFFQANSLPAESTVFDGGSDYDPFLQAGIPAGGLFSGDVEEKTRAQVQSFGGVAGKVLDSCYHEACDTTGNIDADLLKDMAAALAYATATYALASRR; encoded by the coding sequence ATGATCAGAAGGCCCGGACGTACTGCCGCCGCAATCCTGGTTGCCATCAGTCTGTTTCTGTCCGGGTGCACGGCTTCGGGTTCGCGGTTGGAGCCTGCGGGTGGGGTGGATGCGGGGGCGGTGTTGGCGGCGTTTCGGGGCCGGGATATGGGGGTGCATCTGGAGGCGTTGCAGCGCATTGCCGATGATAATGGCGGGAACCGGGCGTCGGGGACGTCGGGGTATGAGGCGTCGGGCCGGTATGTGGAGGAGCAGTTGCGTGCTGCCGGGTTCACCCCGGTGCGGCAGACGTTCTCGTTCCGGGGTGAGGGGAGGAACCGGAAGCAGGTGGAGAGTTTCAACATTATTGCCGATACCGGTGGGAGCGCGGAGCACACGGTGGTGGTGGGCGGTCACCTGGATTCGGTGCGGGAGGGGCCGGGCATTAACGATAACGGCTCCGGGGTCGCGGCGATCCTGGAGATTGCCCGGTGGATGAAGGAGACCGGGTTTACCCCGGCGAACCGGATCCGGTTCGCGTTCTGGGGCGGTGAGGAGGATGGCCTGTACGGGTCCGAGCACTACGTTGATGAGTTGAGTTCAGCGGAAAAGGGCCAGACCATGGCGAACCTGAACGTGGACATGATGGCGTCCCCGAACGGGGTGCGGTCGGTGCATGATGGTGACGGGTCGGAGTTTGGTGACGCGGGCCCGGCCGGGTCGAAGCAGATCGAGGAGGTGTTCCTCGGGTTCTTCCAGGCGAATTCGCTGCCGGCGGAGAGCACGGTCTTTGATGGCGGGTCCGATTACGATCCGTTCCTGCAGGCCGGTATTCCCGCCGGCGGGTTGTTCAGCGGCGATGTGGAGGAGAAGACCCGCGCCCAGGTGCAGTCCTTTGGCGGGGTTGCGGGCAAGGTCCTGGATTCCTGCTACCACGAGGCCTGCGACACGACCGGCAATATCGACGCGGACCTGCTCAAGGACATGGCCGCCGCCCTGGCCTACGCCACCGCAACCTACGCCCTGGCATCCCGGCGCTGA
- a CDS encoding MFS transporter produces MRRVVAFLCLVEITSGILQGYYTPILTDIARHLNIRDGDVNWFEAAQLMVSALAVPVLAKLGDMYGHRKILLVSTALTAAASWAVAFAPDFWTFLAVWSLQGFYVVWLPLEIALIFSRVHQLPDGAARTRRAAGLLVGALEFGVIAGALAAGSLVEAFAGQLQLVLMIPAVAVSACWFAIRLGVPESTARSGGRVDTRGFTFLAVGLLLITSGLTFMRLSGPAAWWPWALVTAGILVFVPFTRYQLGREDPLVDIRMLRAKAMWPIQLTAALFGVSVLGAQAPLSTFARTDPALHGYGLGLRAGQVSIIIGVYVLALLVGALLYPLVTRSLTPRWTLVCAAALVGTGYLLFLPFHASLAQTLVNMAVAGIGSGALVAALPSAAAAAAPLNRTAMATGLTNTTKTIGGAFASAVFGIALLSHVLGEAGAVAAESSATAAPLAGYLTVWAICGVTGLAAAVALVLVPKLAFSDPAPVAVPVPAAPH; encoded by the coding sequence ATGCGCCGCGTCGTCGCTTTTCTCTGTCTGGTGGAGATCACCAGCGGCATCCTGCAGGGCTACTACACGCCCATCCTCACCGACATCGCCCGGCACCTGAACATCCGCGACGGCGACGTCAACTGGTTCGAGGCCGCGCAGCTGATGGTCAGCGCCCTGGCTGTGCCGGTGCTCGCCAAGCTCGGCGACATGTACGGCCACCGGAAAATTCTGCTGGTGTCCACCGCGCTCACCGCGGCGGCGTCCTGGGCTGTGGCGTTCGCCCCGGACTTCTGGACCTTCCTCGCGGTCTGGTCTCTGCAGGGCTTTTACGTGGTCTGGCTGCCGCTGGAAATCGCGCTGATCTTCAGCCGGGTCCACCAGTTGCCGGACGGCGCTGCCCGCACCAGGCGCGCAGCCGGGCTCTTGGTCGGGGCCCTCGAATTTGGAGTCATTGCCGGTGCGCTTGCCGCCGGGTCCCTCGTCGAGGCGTTCGCCGGCCAGCTGCAGCTGGTGCTGATGATTCCGGCAGTGGCAGTCTCCGCCTGCTGGTTCGCCATCCGCCTGGGCGTGCCGGAGTCCACCGCGCGCAGCGGCGGCCGGGTGGATACGCGGGGCTTCACCTTCCTCGCGGTCGGGCTCCTGCTGATCACCTCGGGGCTGACGTTCATGCGGCTCAGCGGGCCGGCCGCGTGGTGGCCCTGGGCGCTCGTCACCGCCGGGATCCTGGTTTTCGTTCCATTTACGCGCTACCAGCTGGGCCGGGAGGACCCGCTGGTGGACATCCGGATGCTGCGCGCGAAGGCCATGTGGCCCATCCAGCTGACTGCAGCCCTGTTCGGCGTCTCGGTGCTGGGCGCGCAGGCGCCGCTGTCCACCTTCGCCCGCACTGACCCTGCCCTCCACGGCTACGGGCTGGGATTGCGCGCAGGCCAGGTTTCCATCATCATCGGGGTCTACGTGCTGGCACTGCTGGTAGGGGCCCTGCTCTACCCGCTGGTGACCCGCAGCCTGACCCCGCGCTGGACGCTCGTCTGCGCGGCCGCCCTGGTTGGCACGGGATACCTGCTGTTCCTGCCCTTCCACGCCAGCCTCGCCCAGACCCTGGTCAATATGGCGGTAGCCGGCATCGGCTCCGGAGCTCTCGTGGCCGCGCTGCCTTCGGCGGCCGCGGCCGCTGCTCCGCTAAACCGGACGGCTATGGCCACTGGCCTGACCAACACCACCAAGACCATCGGCGGTGCTTTTGCCTCGGCAGTGTTTGGCATCGCCCTGCTGAGCCACGTCCTGGGTGAGGCGGGCGCGGTTGCGGCAGAGAGCAGCGCAACCGCGGCGCCCCTGGCCGGGTACCTCACGGTGTGGGCAATTTGCGGCGTGACGGGCCTGGCGGCAGCCGTTGCCCTGGTCCTCGTGCCGAAGTTGGCCTTCTCGGACCCGGCTCCCGTCGCCGTTCCCGTGCCCGCCGCGCCCCACTAG